A genome region from Blautia coccoides includes the following:
- a CDS encoding YfcC family protein has product MNKKTSTEKKKFELPHIFVLLCLIIVVCAVATWILPAGEFDRTVNEAGTEVVVPGTYHTVEASPVGPFETVKSIYFGMLNGGGVIFFVFIAYASIGLMISTGAFNGLVAGLLKILKGKTRAIIIPIFITVLGIASSTIGVFEEAFPFIPIFVGISIAMGYDAIVGLAIVALGTGLGYSGAVMNPFTVGTAQSIAGLPQMSGAGFRIVSHVLMIIVASIFTIRYALKIQADPSKSLVRGDDFSHMTMNPEDIEKHPFGIREKLVLGVLGVGIVVIVWGTKYKGWYFEDLSGVFLIMGIISSIIMGWGPNTIAKKIAQSFSDIAVACMMIGIARGILVVMQDGHIIDTVVYGLSIPLSKLPGWLSGEAMLLVQSLLNFLIPSGSGQAVTSIPIMAPLADLCGISRQVAVLAFQFGDGLSNILWPTAMAPIMCGIAGVKMEKWWKFLVPVFLVLLLTQAVLIAAATFIM; this is encoded by the coding sequence ATGAATAAAAAAACATCCACAGAAAAGAAAAAATTTGAACTGCCTCATATATTTGTACTTTTGTGTCTTATAATCGTTGTCTGTGCTGTCGCAACTTGGATCCTCCCTGCCGGAGAATTTGACCGTACAGTAAACGAAGCCGGAACTGAAGTGGTTGTGCCCGGCACTTACCACACCGTAGAAGCCTCTCCTGTAGGTCCTTTTGAAACGGTTAAATCCATCTATTTTGGCATGCTCAACGGCGGCGGTGTTATTTTCTTTGTATTTATCGCTTATGCCTCCATCGGACTTATGATCTCAACAGGAGCTTTCAACGGTCTTGTTGCCGGCCTTCTGAAGATTCTCAAAGGAAAAACGCGTGCCATTATCATCCCTATCTTCATCACTGTACTGGGTATCGCCTCATCTACCATAGGAGTATTCGAGGAAGCTTTCCCCTTTATTCCCATCTTTGTAGGCATCTCCATTGCCATGGGATATGATGCCATTGTGGGGCTGGCTATTGTGGCTCTGGGGACAGGTCTTGGATACAGCGGCGCTGTTATGAATCCGTTTACGGTCGGCACAGCCCAGAGCATCGCTGGACTTCCGCAGATGTCCGGTGCGGGATTCCGTATTGTCAGTCACGTTCTCATGATAATCGTAGCTTCTATTTTCACCATTCGATATGCCTTGAAGATTCAGGCAGACCCATCCAAAAGCCTTGTCCGCGGCGACGACTTCAGCCATATGACCATGAATCCGGAGGACATTGAAAAACATCCTTTTGGTATCCGCGAAAAACTGGTCCTGGGTGTTCTTGGCGTAGGAATTGTTGTTATTGTGTGGGGCACAAAATACAAAGGCTGGTATTTTGAAGATTTAAGCGGTGTATTTCTGATCATGGGTATTATTAGCTCCATCATCATGGGCTGGGGGCCTAACACCATTGCAAAGAAAATTGCCCAAAGCTTCTCTGATATTGCTGTGGCCTGTATGATGATCGGAATTGCAAGAGGTATTCTGGTGGTAATGCAGGACGGTCATATCATAGATACTGTAGTTTACGGGCTCTCCATCCCTCTGTCCAAGCTCCCGGGATGGCTGTCAGGTGAAGCTATGCTATTAGTACAAAGTCTCCTGAACTTCCTGATTCCATCAGGTTCCGGGCAGGCAGTGACCAGTATTCCCATCATGGCTCCCCTTGCAGATCTGTGCGGCATCTCCCGTCAGGTGGCTGTTCTTGCCTTCCAGTTCGGCGACGGCTTGTCAAATATTCTGTGGCCAACTGCCATGGCCCCTATCATGTGCGGGATTGCGGGAGTCAAAATGGAAAAATGGTGGAAGTTCCTGGTTCCAGTCTTCTTGGTTCTGCTTCTTACACAGGCAGTTCTCATTGCCGCTGCTACTTTTATCATGTAG